From Streptomyces chrestomyceticus JCM 4735, one genomic window encodes:
- a CDS encoding type I-E CRISPR-associated protein Cas6/Cse3/CasE, whose product MSISPQPRTATARFVATHSVLTLDARHPYVAKSLIDAQDMHRTVMSGFQGWVDDGSPDARAQMGVLSTWALDLKAAALVLVVQAKVAADWGHVPKAALRDAPHLITVDSTFRAGDTVGFRSVVNPTYSKYRTGPDGRAVRGRRVAHTKPDGVRKWCGSRFGDGHTPGRVGAAADPDSISVRMLPTVSSPAPHKGLKIARAELRGSLTITDPAAFVTALSEGIGHARAYSCGLILTR is encoded by the coding sequence GTGAGCATTTCTCCGCAGCCCCGCACGGCGACGGCTCGTTTCGTCGCGACGCATTCCGTGCTCACCTTGGACGCACGCCACCCCTACGTGGCCAAGTCGCTGATCGATGCGCAAGACATGCACCGCACGGTGATGAGCGGGTTCCAAGGGTGGGTCGACGACGGCAGTCCGGACGCCCGCGCCCAGATGGGCGTCCTGTCGACGTGGGCGCTGGACCTCAAAGCGGCGGCGCTCGTCTTGGTCGTACAAGCCAAGGTCGCCGCGGACTGGGGACACGTACCCAAAGCCGCACTGAGGGACGCCCCGCACCTGATCACCGTCGACAGCACCTTCCGCGCCGGTGACACCGTCGGCTTCCGGTCCGTCGTCAACCCCACCTACAGCAAGTACCGGACCGGCCCGGACGGGCGAGCGGTCCGAGGCCGGCGGGTGGCGCACACCAAGCCGGACGGCGTCAGGAAGTGGTGCGGCAGCCGCTTCGGGGACGGGCACACCCCCGGCCGCGTCGGCGCCGCTGCCGACCCCGACAGCATCTCCGTGCGCATGCTGCCCACGGTGTCCAGCCCCGCACCCCACAAGGGGTTGAAGATCGCTCGCGCCGAGCTGCGCGGCTCCTTGACCATCACCGACCCCGCCGCATTCGTCACCGCCCTCTCCGAGGGCATCGGCCACGCTCGGGCGTACAGCTGCGGGCTCATTCTGACTCGGTGA
- a CDS encoding PucR family transcriptional regulator — MPHTTPPAPGGSSAPATLERLLSAVPADVRAVFSARTLRPLLPEHDRTGTLLHTLEVFLRHDASWSRTAAALRLHVNTVRYRIQRIEHLTGRDLTRLPHRLDLHAALLCRAGTAGGEA, encoded by the coding sequence ATGCCGCACACCACCCCACCCGCCCCCGGAGGCAGCTCCGCCCCCGCCACCCTCGAACGGCTGCTGTCCGCCGTACCCGCCGACGTCCGCGCCGTCTTCAGTGCCCGCACCCTGCGCCCGCTCCTCCCCGAGCACGACAGGACCGGCACCCTGCTGCACACCCTGGAGGTCTTCCTCCGCCACGACGCCTCGTGGTCCCGCACCGCCGCCGCGCTCCGCCTTCACGTCAACACCGTCCGCTACCGCATCCAGCGCATAGAACACCTCACCGGCCGCGACCTGACCCGCCTTCCCCACCGCCTCGACCTGCACGCCGCCCTGCTGTGCCGCGCGGGGACGGCCGGCGGCGAAGCGTAG